The DNA region CGCGGGCTCCGGCTATGCGCAGAACCCGGTCATCTCCCAGGTGGCCGCCGCCGTCTTCGGTGACGGCACCTTCCCCTTCGTCTTTCTCGCGGCAGCCACCGCGCTGGTGCTCTTCCTCGCCGCGAACACCGCGTATAACGGCTTCCCGCTGCTGGGTTCGATCCTGGCCCAGGACCGTTATCTGCCGCGGCAGTTGCACACACGGGGCGACCGGCTGGCCTTCTCCAACGGCATCGTCCTGCTGGCAGGCGCCGCCGCCATACTGGTCGTCGTCTACGACGCGGACTCCACACGCCTCATCCAGCTCTACATCGTCGGCGTCTTCGTCTCCTTCACCCTCAGCCAGACCGGGATGGTCCGGCACTGGAACCGGCTGCTCGCCGACGAGACCGACCCGTCCGCCCGCCGCCGCATGCACCGCTCGCGGGCCATCAACACCTTCGGTGCCTTCTGCACGGGGCTGGTGCTCGTCGTCGTACTGGTCACCAAGTTCGGGCACGGCGCGTGGGTCTCGCTGCTGGGCATGCTGCTGTTCTACGGCGTGATGACGGCCATCCGGCGCCACTACGACCTCGTCGCGGAGGAGCTGGCGGCCGACGATCCGGACGAGAAGCGTGTGCGGCCCTCCCGCGTGCACTCCATCGTGCTGGTGTCCAAGACGCACAAGCCGACGATGCGCGCGCTCGCCTACGCCAAGCTGATGCGCTCGGACACGCTGGAGGCCCTCACCATCAGCGTCGACGCGGACGAGACCGCGCAGTTGCGCAGGGAGTGGGAGGAGACCGGCATGGATGTGCCGTTGAAGATCCTCGACTCTCCGTACCGGGAGATCACGCGGCCGGTGATCGACTACGTCAAGCGGCTGCGCAAGGAGAACCCCAGGGACGTGGTCAGCGTCTACATCCCCGAGTACGTCGTGGGCCGCTGGTACGAGCAACTGCTGCACAACCAGAGCGCGTTGAGGCTCAAGGGGCGGCTGCTGTACACCCCCGGCGTGATGGTGACGTCCGTGCCCTGGCAGCTCGAGTCGTCCGAACTGGCGCGGAAGCGCCTGCGGAAGCGCGCCGAGTGGAGCGCACCGGGTTCGGTGCGCCGGGGGCCCGCGCGGCCCGGCGGGGGACGCCGCGGCGGAGGCCAGAACGGCGGCGCGGGCACCGGCGGCAGCGGCAACGGCCCGACCGGCAGCGGCGGGAGCGGCAGCGGCGGGGGCTCGGCGGGCGGGAACGGTCCCGGCGGACAGTAGACTGCACGGTCGCGTACTCGGGTACTCGCGCTCTCATGGGAGCGTCGGCGGCGCGTGAACGCTCGCGGCGCGCGCTCGCGTTCGCAGACCCCGGGCAGGCGCCCGCGCCCGGCATCCCGTCCGTCCCGTCTCCGCAGTCCCGTCTCGTCCGTCTCGTCTCCACCGTCCCGCTTCGTCTCGCAGTCCGCCCGCACCTCGCCCCGTTCTCTGGAGCCCGCCCGTCATGCCCGATGCCCCCGCAGACGCCCTCGCCCCCTCCCTCGTCGGCGAGGAGTACGAGGTCGAGATCGGCCCCGTCGCACACGGCGGGCACTGCGTGGCCCGTACGGAGGCCGGGCGGGTGCTGTTCGTGCGGCACACGCTCCCCGGTGAGCGCGTGGTCGCCCGCGTGACCGAGGGCCGTGAGGACTCGCGTTTCCTGCGGGCGGACGCCGTGGAGGTGCTGGAGGCGGCGAAGGACCGCATCCCGGCGCCCTGCCCGTTCTCCGGGCCCGGACGCTGCGGCGGCTGCGACTGGCAGCACGTGAAGCCCGGCGCGCAGCGCAGGCTGAAGGGCGAGGTGCTGACCGAACAGCTCCACAGGCTCGCGCAGTTGACGCCCGAGGACGTCTCGTGGGACGGCACGGTCGAGCCCGCGCCCGGCGACAAGGTGCCCGCGGGGGAGGTCCCCGGGTGGCGTACGCGAGTGCAGTTCGCGGTGGACGACGAGGGCAGGACCGGCTTCCGGCGCCATCGCTCGCACGAGGTGGAGCCCGTCGACCACTGTCTGATCGCCGCCCCCGGCGTTGAGGAGCTGGGCATCGAACGGCGCCGGTGGCCCGAGACGGCGGCGATCGAGGCGACCGCCGCGACCGGTTCGCAGGACCGTCAGGTGGTGCTCACGCCCAGGCCCGGCGCGAGGCTCCCGATCGTCGAACTCGACCGTCCCGTCTCGGTGTTGAGGGTGGGGGAGCGCGGCAGCGACAAGGGCAGGCTGCACCGGGTGCACGGCCGTGACTTCGTGCGCGAGCGTGCCGACGGCCGTACGTGGCGCATCGGCGCGGGCGGCTTCTGGCAGGTGCATCCCCGCGCCGCCGAACTGCTCGTTGACGCGCTGATGCGTGGACTCACCCCGCGCAAGGGCGAGATGGCGCTCGATCTGTACTGCGGCGCGGGCCTCTTCGCGGGCGCGCTGGCGGACCGTATCGGGGAGAGCGGTGCCGTGCTGGGGATCGAGTCGTCCAAGCGCGCTGTGGAGGACGCGCGGCACAATCTGGCGGACTTCCCGAGGGTCCGCGTCGAGCAGGGCAAGGTCGAATCCGTGCTGCCGCGCACGGGGATCGCGGAAGCGGACCTGGTCGTACTGGACCCGCCGCGCGCCGGCGCGGGCAAGCAGACCGTCCGCCGCATCGCGGGCCTGGGGCCGCGGCGTATCGGGTACGTGGCATGCGATCCGGCCGCGCTGGCAAGGGACTTGGACTACTTCAGGGCGGCGGGATACGTGCCGCGTTTCCTGCGGGCCTTCGATCTCTTCCCGATGACGCACCACTTGGAGTGCGTGGCGATTCTGGAGCCGGTGGGGAAGAGGGGCTGAGCCTCCGTCCGAGGTCGGCGACGGCGGCGTCAGAGCATGTCGTAGGTCAGATGGGTCGCCGTCGAGGTCGAGGTCACGCTTCGCTGGAGCAGGCTGAGCTGGGCTCCGGCGGTGAACAGCGGCGTTCCAGAGCCCAGCACGATGGGCGCGAGATGCAGGGTCAGGCTCTCGACGAGTCCGGCGGCGAGTGCCGAGCCGATCGTCGCGCCGCCGCCCATGAGGACGACGTCGAGGTCTTTGCCGCTGTGCGACGACGCCGCCTCGGCGCGTTCGCGTGCGGCGTCGACGGCGTCGGGAAGCCCTGTGGTGACGAACGTCCAGTCGAGGCCGGTGAGCCGCACCGACTCCGGCGGTGAGCTCGTCACGACGACGAACGCGGGCTTGCCGACCTCGCCCGCGCCGTAGCCGGTCTCGTCGTTCCAGCCGCCCGGCCCGTCGACCACGTCGAAGAGCCGGCGCCCGAGTACGACGGCGCCCGAGCGGTCGGTCGCCTCCCGCAGGATGCGGCGGTCGTCGGGGTCGTCGGAGAACGCCCACGTGTGCAGGGCCTCGCCGCCGGTGCCCAGCCCGTTGTCCGGGCCGGGGTGGGGCCCGGTGACGAAGCCGTCGAGGGAGACCGAGATGTCGGCGGTGATTCGAGTCATGCCAGGGCAGACCCGATCCGCGGTGGGAACTCATCGGTGCATGGAGCGAGTTCGAGACGGGGGAGCGCGGCGAGGGGCAGACGTGGATGTGGCCGGTGGCGCCGGTGGCCGTGCGGCCGAGCGCGCCGCCGGGCCTGCGGAGGGGGACTCGCCGCCGCGGGTCAGCGGTGGGGTCCCGTCGTCATCGCCGCCGGCGACGAGGGCCGCGCTCGTCCCGCCCCGCCGCCAGTTCGTACACCGCCGCCGTGACCACGCCATACGTCAGGTGCGGCACGAGGTCCCTGAGCCAGTCCGACGGCCTCCACTCACGGGGGTCGGAGATCCTCAGGGCGGCCATCGGGACGTCCGAGCCCGCCATCGCGGTCACGCCCGCCAGGACGCCCGCCAGCGGGACCGCCGGGCGCCGGCCTGACGCGCGGGCCAGGCCGTAGAGGGCGCCGACTCCCACACCCGTGGCCATGCCGAGCAGCGCGCCCAGGGCGGAGGCGCGGTTGTCACGGGGCTCGCCCGTGCCGGGTACGGCGACCTCCGTGCGGTCGCTGAGCCGGTCGACGATCTCCTTCGGCGCCGAGCTGCCGCCTCGGCCCGTGAGCACCATGTCCGTGTAGGTGGCCGCGTTGAGCGCGGTGGTCCCGGCGGCCCCGGCCACGGCTCCGGTGAGCGCATTGCGAATCATGTGCTGCCGGGTACCTCGCAGCGCCGGAGGAAACGTCTCCGAACCTCGCCCGCGAAGGTGCGCTCGCGGACGAGCGGCGCCCCCTCCAGGTCGTCCCTCCGTACGCCTCCGTACGCCCCGTAAGCCCGCGACCGCCCGGTGAGCGGCGACGGCGGGTAGCGGCCCTTACCCGGTGCAGGGACGTGGGCAGGCGCAGCGCGAAGATGCGGGGGCAGGGGGTCCGGGATATATGTGAGGAATGACCGCGCAGAACGGAACTTTCCGTCCGGGCGAACTCGTCCCGGGCAGCGGCGTCTACGAGTGCGACTGCGACAAGGGGCACAGCTTCAGCACGGACTTCAAGGGCTATCCGTTTCCGCCGCTGCCCGAGGACTGTCCCGGCACCTCATGGAAGTTCAAGTCCGCGACGAAGCGGCCCGGCGGCGATACGCAGGCAGGGTGAAAGCCGCAGAACCAACGGTGCCGTTCGCCGTCATCGCCGCTACAAGGAGCGGGGCGCACGCCTCAACTGCCGTACATAGAGGGTCATTTCGGCGTTCGCAAGAGCCTCCGTCCTTACGGGTGAACCCACGGGCGCACGGGATTGCCGCCGGTCAGCGCGGCTAGAACCTCAGCACGGTGTCCGGGCAGAAAGGAACTCCCCGTGCGACGAGCGGTGTTGGCGACCACGGCGGTGATGATGGCCGCGACCCTCACCGGAGGGTGGGCGGCGCAGCGCGCCGATATCCGGCCGGAGGGCGGCGGGAAGACGGGGAAGGCGGGCCGGACGCAGAAGGCGGGGGAGACGGCCGCCGAGGCGCGGGGAGCCGAGCTGGCAGCACGGCGGGCCGCAGAGAAGGGCATCGACTGGAAGGACTGCGGCAACGACTCGCCGCTCCAGTGCGGGATCGTCACCGTTCCCGTCGACTACGCCGAGCCCGACGGGCGGACCATCGGCATCGCGGTCGACCGCTACCCCAGCGGGGGCACGAAGGAGCAGCGTCAGGGCTCGCTGCTGCTCAACCCCGGCGGTCCCGGCGCACCCGGAGGCGACGTGCCGCTGAGCACGGCCCGCAAGCCCGTGTGGAAGAAGGTCACCGCCGCCTACGACCTGATCGGCTTCGATCCGCGCGGCGTCGGCTTCTCCGCGCCCGTCTCCTGCGTCGACCCGCAGCAGCACGCCAAGGCACCCAGGCCCGACCCGGTCCCGCACAGCGAGGCCGACAAGCAGCAGGCACACGAACGTGCCCGGAATTACGCGCAAGGCTGCAAGGACCGCACGGGAGACCTGCTGCGGCATATCGACACCCCGGACACCGCCCGCGACATGGACGTGATCCGCGCGGCGCTGGGCGAGAAGAAGCTCAACTACCTCGGCTACTCCTACGGCACATACCTGGGCGCCGTCTACGGCACGCTCTTCCCCGGGCACGTGCGACGCATGGTCCTCGACTCCGTCGTGAACCCGTCCAACGTCTGGTACGAGAACCACCGTGCTCAAGTGCCCGCCTTCGAGCGGCGGTTCGGCGAGTGGAAGGAGTGGGTCGCCCGGCACGACGGCACGTTCCACCTCGGCGGTACCGCGGACGAGGTGGGGGAGCGCCTGGAGAAGCTGATGGCACAGGCCAGGCGGGAGCCGATCGGCGGCAAGGCCGGACCGTATGAGTTGACCCAGATGTTCATGATGACCATGTACTCCGACGGCAACTGGGTTCCGGACACCACCGCCTGGAGCGAGTACGAAGCAGGGCGGCCCGACGGGCTCGTCGAGAAAGCCACGGGCGGGCCCATGTCGGAGAACTTCACGGCCGCCTACACCGCCGTCGACTGCAACGACGCCCCCTGGCCGAGGGACCCGGAACGATGGGACCGGGACGCCGAGCGGCAGCACGAACGTCACCCGTTCCTCGCGTGGTTCAGCCAGCGGATGAACCTGCCGTGTGCGAGCTGGCCCGAGCCGTCCCGTACGCCCGTGGACGTACGCACCCGTGAGGGGCTGCCACCGGTGCTGATCGTGCAGAACGAGGGGGACGCGGCCACCCCCGTCGAGGGTGCCGCCGAACTTCACCGCCGCTTCAGGGACTCCGGGATGATCACGGTGCGCGGTGAGGGCCAGCACATCGCCTCCGACACTCCCAATCCCTGCGTCAACAGCCGCGTCGACGGCTACCTGCTCCGCGGCGACCTCGCCGACCGCGATGTGAGCTGCGCGGCGCCTCCCCAGCCGGAGCCGCCCGGCGCGCACCGGCCCGCCGCGGCAGGGCGGTGACCGGGACGCGGCAGCTCGGCGACGGCCGCGGAGGCCGGGAGCGCCACCCGATGTATCAGGCGCCCCCGGCCCCGCGTCTCAAGTGCCCCTGCGCGGCGGCCGGTTCGGGGCGGTCACTTCCGTCCGTTCAGTGCCGGCGGTGCCGCCTCGTCGGAGGTGCCCCACGACGACGGTGAACTGCCGACCCTGAACGACAGATCCCGAATGTTCCGCAGGGCATCGGTCGTCAGATACGTCTTCTCCAGCGGGCGCCCGTCCGTGCGGGCCGACTGGATATAGCGGTTCGTCTCCGACGTGCCGGGCGCCCGCACCGTGAACCGGCCGCCCGGGTAGTAGCGCCGGTCGAGGTCGAGGTCCACGCGGTCGAATACGGGGGTCGAAAGTCCCCAGGTGTCGGTGCCGGGCTGTATCGGGAAGATCCCGATCGAGGAGAGCACGTTCCAGGCGGACATGGTGCCGAG from Streptomyces marispadix includes:
- a CDS encoding APC family permease; the protein is MTHLPKRLLLGRALRSDRLAETLLPKRIALPVFASDPLSSVAYAPGEVLLVLSVAGVSAYHFSPWIAAAVVVLMFTVVASYRQNVRAYPSGGGDYEVATTNLGRRAGLTVASALLVDYVLTVAVSISSGVENLGSAVPFVVEHKTLAAVVTIVLLTLMNLRGVRESGKLFAIPTYCFVAGVFVMILWGVIRGAVLGEEMRAPTADFEIHAEHSGGLTGFALAFLLLRAFSSGCAALTGVEAISNGVPAFRKPKSRNAATTLAMMGLIAVVMFCGVIVLALATDVKMAENPATDLIINGKPAGSGYAQNPVISQVAAAVFGDGTFPFVFLAAATALVLFLAANTAYNGFPLLGSILAQDRYLPRQLHTRGDRLAFSNGIVLLAGAAAILVVVYDADSTRLIQLYIVGVFVSFTLSQTGMVRHWNRLLADETDPSARRRMHRSRAINTFGAFCTGLVLVVVLVTKFGHGAWVSLLGMLLFYGVMTAIRRHYDLVAEELAADDPDEKRVRPSRVHSIVLVSKTHKPTMRALAYAKLMRSDTLEALTISVDADETAQLRREWEETGMDVPLKILDSPYREITRPVIDYVKRLRKENPRDVVSVYIPEYVVGRWYEQLLHNQSALRLKGRLLYTPGVMVTSVPWQLESSELARKRLRKRAEWSAPGSVRRGPARPGGGRRGGGQNGGAGTGGSGNGPTGSGGSGSGGGSAGGNGPGGQ
- a CDS encoding alpha/beta hydrolase, translating into MMAATLTGGWAAQRADIRPEGGGKTGKAGRTQKAGETAAEARGAELAARRAAEKGIDWKDCGNDSPLQCGIVTVPVDYAEPDGRTIGIAVDRYPSGGTKEQRQGSLLLNPGGPGAPGGDVPLSTARKPVWKKVTAAYDLIGFDPRGVGFSAPVSCVDPQQHAKAPRPDPVPHSEADKQQAHERARNYAQGCKDRTGDLLRHIDTPDTARDMDVIRAALGEKKLNYLGYSYGTYLGAVYGTLFPGHVRRMVLDSVVNPSNVWYENHRAQVPAFERRFGEWKEWVARHDGTFHLGGTADEVGERLEKLMAQARREPIGGKAGPYELTQMFMMTMYSDGNWVPDTTAWSEYEAGRPDGLVEKATGGPMSENFTAAYTAVDCNDAPWPRDPERWDRDAERQHERHPFLAWFSQRMNLPCASWPEPSRTPVDVRTREGLPPVLIVQNEGDAATPVEGAAELHRRFRDSGMITVRGEGQHIASDTPNPCVNSRVDGYLLRGDLADRDVSCAAPPQPEPPGAHRPAAAGR
- a CDS encoding dihydrofolate reductase family protein; translated protein: MTRITADISVSLDGFVTGPHPGPDNGLGTGGEALHTWAFSDDPDDRRILREATDRSGAVVLGRRLFDVVDGPGGWNDETGYGAGEVGKPAFVVVTSSPPESVRLTGLDWTFVTTGLPDAVDAARERAEAASSHSGKDLDVVLMGGGATIGSALAAGLVESLTLHLAPIVLGSGTPLFTAGAQLSLLQRSVTSTSTATHLTYDML
- a CDS encoding class I SAM-dependent RNA methyltransferase, giving the protein MPDAPADALAPSLVGEEYEVEIGPVAHGGHCVARTEAGRVLFVRHTLPGERVVARVTEGREDSRFLRADAVEVLEAAKDRIPAPCPFSGPGRCGGCDWQHVKPGAQRRLKGEVLTEQLHRLAQLTPEDVSWDGTVEPAPGDKVPAGEVPGWRTRVQFAVDDEGRTGFRRHRSHEVEPVDHCLIAAPGVEELGIERRRWPETAAIEATAATGSQDRQVVLTPRPGARLPIVELDRPVSVLRVGERGSDKGRLHRVHGRDFVRERADGRTWRIGAGGFWQVHPRAAELLVDALMRGLTPRKGEMALDLYCGAGLFAGALADRIGESGAVLGIESSKRAVEDARHNLADFPRVRVEQGKVESVLPRTGIAEADLVVLDPPRAGAGKQTVRRIAGLGPRRIGYVACDPAALARDLDYFRAAGYVPRFLRAFDLFPMTHHLECVAILEPVGKRG